TTTGCGCTGCCCTGTCATTATACGCGGAGATGTGGGGCGGGCCGCCATTCGAACTGGCTGTTGGAGCCTATTACGTGAAGCGTGACTGGGTCGCCTCCGAGGCTACTTGGCATTTGTCCTCCGCTCAGACTCCCTGGCAAGTGGGGGGATGCAACGGGAGTAACGATCGTGCACAAGTACCCGCATCGGTCATCACCATCAAGAACATCCGTACATGGTATCATTTTGACTTGACGCAGGTGGTAGATGGCTGGGTGAATGGCTCTTTGCCAAACTATGGCGTATCCCTGCAGCCTATGGATGCGCTCGATTTGGATTTGATCTGGTTTGCTGCTTCGGACGATGTGGACACCTTTGGCTCGATTGCGAATCGCCCCAAATTGATCGTGCTGTACGTTCCGCCACCCACTCCTACTCCCACGCCGACGTTCACATCAACCGCGACGCCCACAAGCACTCCTACGGAAACAGCTATCCCAACCGATACGGCCACGCCGATAGTCCTGCCTACAGAAACGGCCACGCCTACCCTGCCTGTTGTGCCCACAGAGACGGCCACACCAACCCTGCCTGTCGGGCCCACAGAGACGCCTACCCTGCCTATCGAGCCCACAGAGACGGCCACGCCCACTCTACCGGTTGCACCTACAGAGCCCCCCACGCCTTCGCCGACAGCTACGCCTATCACCCCTGTCGCGCCCACCGAGACCCCCATGCCCACGCCAACCACGACACTGGTTGCGCCTACCAGCACACCTATGCCTGCTCCATACCGTCTTTTTATTCCCGTGCTATGGAGAAACTATTCTATGCGCTGTGTAGCATGGGGCTATAGCTTTGCTGAGGAGTTCAATGACCCTACGCTCAGCAGTTGGTCAGGGAGTCTGAATGGCGGCCGGCAGGAGGTGAGTGGTGGTGTGCTCCATCAGTGGACACAACCACCCATAGATCGTTTTCCCTTGCTGTGGCACAACCACCTCTTCGAAGGCGCGGGCAGCGATTTTGCTTTTGAGGTTCGTTTTCGCTACTCGAATTTCGCCGCCTATGGTACCACGATTGCCTTGAACTCAGCGCCTGTGGATGGCAATCGAATCATATCGCCACTGCCACTGGCCCCAGGCATGGAAGATGTATTGAATATCCACCATGTTGTGGATACGGCTGGCAATGTGTACCGTTTTGACATCTCCTTATTCAAAGGCCGCCTCACATGGATTGGCGCCCCAGGGGATACGAGTTGGCACGAGGTGCTCATCACTGTGGAGCGCGGAGAGATATATACACTGTACGTGGATGGACGACTGGTCGGCTCCATCCGATCAACGACGCGACCGGCAAGCATATACATTGGCAACCCTACTATTCAAACTTGGCCGGGTGCCTGGACGCAATTGTATGTGGATTACGTACGCATCTCACGCTGCATGAGCTGGGGGCTGGATTAGACGAGGACAAAACCAGGCAAGGCAGTTCCCATCCTGCCAGTGTACAGAGCGTGGGGCTGGCTTGCTGAGGTTCGAGCCGTGGGTATGCCGCGGTTCATTCAGGTATTCTAAAAACCACATCGGAGGACCAACATGAAAACATTTGCTCCCTGGGTGCGTATACCCTTGACCCTCGCTCTCATTTTAACGGGACTGGCAGCCACATTCCTCGTTGAGCAACAGGACCTCCATAGCGAGGCGCAGGCTCATCAAGACATCATGGCCCGCTCCTATAGCGGCCAACATGGCTATCTTGCAGGCGCTCATGCCGGCGTTCCCTGCGCGGGCACTCCAGAGCCTGGCGCAACTTTGATCGTATTGCAACAGGGTGTTGATGGTTACACTGGTGCCGAAGATACGACACTCCATAGAGATTTCCCCGATGACAACTTTGCAGACAAATGGTATCTCCGGGTGGGCATGCGACGTAAAGATAGTGCGTTGATTCGCTTCGATTTGTCGGTCATCCCACCTGGCTCCCGCATCGTTTGCGCGGTGCTGTCGCTGTATGCGGAACGCTGGAGTGGAGCCCCGTTTGAGCTGGATGTTGGTGTTTACAATGTGAAACGCAATTGGATTGCCAATGAGGCTACATGGTCATGGGCCCAAGCCTGGACGCCGTGGGAAGTGGGCGGATGCAATGGCCCTAGTGACCGCGAACAGACGCCAGAGTCAGAAGTAACGGTTACGAACATCTTCACATGGTATGACTTTGACCTGACTCGTGTAGTGGATGGTTGGGTAAATGGCTGGCTGCCCAATTACGGTGTGTCCATACAGGCTGTGGATGAATGGGATAACGACATCCTCTATTTCGACAGTTCGAACGATGTCAATGATTTTGGTTCGATTGAGCACCGCCCCAAGTTTTTCATCCTGTATGTTCCACCGCCCACCCCAACGCCGACGGATACCCCAACGGAGACGCCAACGCCTACTGCCACGCAGACAGCCACAGCTACATCTACGGCAACGCCTACAGAGACTGCCATACCTACCGAAACACCCACTGCTACGTCTACGGCTACTGCAACCGCCTCCCCAACGCACACCAATACGCCTACCTCCACGCCAACTGATACACCAACAGCCACGCCAACGGAAACTGCCACTCCCATAGCGACCCCCACCGCTACAGCTACACCGACGAGTACCCCCACGCCTACCCCACGCCGACTCTACATACCCGTACTATTCAATAACTACTCCCAACGCTGCGCAGAGTGGGGATACACGTTCCGGGAGGAGTTCAACGATCCCGCATTGAATGGCTGGGCCGTCAGCCTGGATGGCGGTCAACAACTAGTAAGCGGGGGCATACTCTACCAATGGACACAACCATTCATAGATCGCTTCCCGCTGCTGTGGCGCAACGATCTCTTTGTGGGGGCAGGCGATGACTTTGCCTTCGAAGCGCGTTTCCGCTATTCGGATTTCACTGCCTATGGCACGACCATTGCTTTGAACTCGACACCCTTTGATGGCAGTCGCGTGCCTTCCTCCGAGTTATTGCCACCGGGCGTTGAGAACATCCTGAACATCCATCATGTGGTGGACCCGGCAGGAAATGTATACCGCTTTGACATCTCGCTGTTCAAGGGAAGTGTGAAGTGGATGGGCACTCCGGGGGACACGAACTGGCACGAGGTGCGCATCACCTTGGAACAAGGGGATCTCTATACCCTGTACGTGGATGGTCTATTGGTTGGCTCAGTTAGGTCAGCGATACGTCCGACGAGCGTATACATCGGCAATCCTACTATCCAGAGATGGCCAGGAGCATGGACGCGGCTGTATGTGGATTACCTGCGTATCTCACGCTGCTTGAGGTGGGGGCTTGAGTAGATAGGTTCTAAAAGGCCTCTGAGGGTTTGCACCCCAGAGGCCTCTGCCTTGTATTAGGGTCGCTAACCGTTCCGCTTCTCTCACTTGGCGCTGGTTTCGCAGGTTGTGCGCAGATCAGCGCTTTGCCTCGTTGAGAATACGGGTTATCACCTGCTCATCTGCGTGCAGCAGACCAGAGGCCGGTAGACGCTGTAGCAGCAGTGTCAGATTCGGGTCACGAGCAAACACCTCGCGGAAGATGGGCAACGCTTCCTCTAAGCAGCCTAAGTCGGCCAAGGTCACGGCGTGCCAGAATGGTAACTCAGGGATGTCAGGTGCCATCTGCGCAGCGAGGCGGTATTCTGCCAGCGCCTCTTCGGTTCGGTTCTCCCCTAGCAGCGCATCGCCCTGGTTCATGTGCTCGTAAGCCCGATGCAGGTTTAGCAACCGCCGCAATTCCACCAAGGGCTCAGGGTGATCTTCCACACGGAGTTCTACGAGCACGCCTGTCCATGGCTCAGGGGTTGGCTCGCCAGCGACGATGAGCAGGGCAGCGCTCTGCTTGCCGCGCACGTCACCACCAGCATTCTGTGCTGCTTCCAGTGCCGTCAGCATACGCTCAGCCAGGTCTCCCTGCGCCTGTCGGAAGGCATGGGACATAGCTGGCCAGACCTGATTATTGGCCATCATATTGGCTTGGACGCTGAACCCCTCACCAACCTCATGTCCAGCCTCCGCGATGCACTGTGTACCCGTGTGTGCCGCCACACGTCCCTGTGCATCCACCATAGCCACCTGGCGCATCTCCCGCCCCTCATCTGCGGATAAGAGTTCAGCTAACGCTTCGGGAGCAGAAAAGCCTCTGCGCATCCTTTCCAGACCCAGAGGGCCGTAACTTACCTGGACCAAGGCCTGAGTGGCCACTGCTCCCACACCTGCTTCTGCCCAACAGACTAGCCTGCCCACAGAAAACCAGTGTGATTGCACCGCTACGCCGAGCTGTCCCGTCTGGGCATCACGGGCGACGATGGAAAACGTATGTGCGAAATCCGAAGGGTAAAAAGCTTTGGTATCCATTGAACCTCCCGCGTGATGTTTTTCTCTAGACTCCGATTTTTCCACCCGGCTTTATCCATTAGGGCGGCTAGAGAAGTCGCCATACTAGTGTATTCCAAAACCATCCTACGGATTGGTTGATGCCAAAGGAATTTCGGCGATGATTTGCTGGGCGTATTGTACCAAACGTCCTGCAACAAGTTCAAATGGCATCATCTAAGCCATTTTGCTGCTCGTTCTTTCTTGGGGTACAATGTCCACCGATTTTGTATGCACACGATCACAAAGAGGTGGAGTGAGCATGACAACCTGCGACTTTGACCAATTGATTGACCGCTGTGGTACCGACAGCGAAAAGTGGAGCCGTTACCCCCGCGAGGCACTGCCGCTATGGGTAGCGGACATGGATTTCCGCGTGCCCGAGCCGCTGATTCAGGCTCTGCGCCAGCGTGTGGAGCATGGCATCTTTGGCTACGGGCGTGAGCCACCGGAACTGCGCGAGGTCATCACCACGCGCCTGCGCAGGCTATATGGTTGGCAGGTAGAACCGGAGGCGCTGCTCTTCCTGCCTGGTGTGGTCATTGGCTTCAACCTGACTTGTCAGGCACTGACCTCACCGGGCGATGGCGTGCTTGTCCAGACTCCGGGCTATCCTCCTATCCTCCAAGCTCCGCTCAATGCGCGATGCACTCGCGATGAAATGGAATTGACCTGCGGCGCAGATGGGCGGTACACAGTGGATTTCGACCGTTTCGAGGGAAGCATCACCCCACGAACGCGCGTCTTCATTCTGTGTAACCCACACAATCCTGTGGGACGGGCATTTTCGCAGGAAGAACTGGAGCGTATGGCTGAAATCTGCTTGCGGCATAACATCGTGATCTGTTCGGATGAGATTCACTGCGATTTTCTCTTTAGTGGCACCCGCCATTTGCCCATCGCTTCATTGGCTCCGGAGATAGCCAAGCGGACTGTTACTTTGATGGCTCCGAGCAAGACGTTCAACATACCGGGCTTGCGCTTCGCAGTGGGCATCGTGCCGGATAAGGAATTGAGAGAGAAGCTGTGCGCAGCCAAGAGGGGTCTGGTAGGCGAGCCAGACATCATGAGTTATCTCGCCGCTTTGGTCGCGTACCGTGATTGCCAACCCTGGCTGGAGGAATTGTTGCGTTATCTAGAGGCCAACCGTGACTTTATCCTGCAATACGTGCATCAGAACCTGCGTGGGATCAAAATGACCAAGCCGGAGGCTACTTACTTGGCTTGGTTGGACTGCCGTCAGTCGGGAATCCCAGGCAACCCCCAGCAGTTCTTCCTGGAGAAAGCACGGGTTGCACTGAACGACGGCCTAGATTACGGCCGAGGCGGTGAGGGATTTGTGCGGCTCAACTTTGGCTGTCCGCGCAGCACCTTGACCGAAGCACTGCATCGCATGGAGGAGGCTCTCACTACACTGTGAACTGGCTTCTAGTGGTTAAAAGAGTGAAAGCGGGACCCTGGCTTGCTCTGCTCACTGTCATTGTGGGCTCTACCCTGGTAGCCTTTCCCACCTGGACGCTGACCGCGCGCTATGAGCAGCGCATCTATCACAGTGTCGAGGAAGTGCCACCAAAGCCTGTGGCTGTGGTCTTTGGCGCAGGATACTGGCCGGATGGTACGCCCAGCGATGTGATGAAGGATCGCGTCGAGGCAGCCATTGCGCTGTACCGCTCCGGACGCGTGCGCAAAATCCTTTTCAGCGGTGACAATCGTTTCGTGCACTACAATGAACCAGCCAAGATGCGGGAATATGCACTGAGCCTAGGGCTGCCCGATGACGCCATTGTTCTGGACTATGCCGGGCGACGTACCTATGACACCTGCTACCGTGCTCGGGATATCTTTGGCTTGCGCGATGTAGTGCTGGTGACACAGCGTTACCACCTCCCGCGCGCTTTGTACATCTCCGAGCGCCTGGGTTTACATGCCGTGGGCTACGTTGCGGATCACAGGACTTATCCTCACATCCGTGAGTACTGGCTACGTGAGGTTCCTGCGCTCTGGATGGCATGGTGGGATCTGAGTGTGACCTATCCCATCCCTGTATTGGGCGACCCCATTCCCATTGTCACGGATGGCTAAACGCCTCGCAGACGCGGATCAAACGCATCGCGCAATCCATCGCCGAGGAAATTAAAACCCAAGACCACGCTGAGCACAGCCAGGCCAGGGAATGTAGTCAACCACCATTGGTAGAATTTGAAACGGCCTAGCGAGATCATCGCTCCCCATTCCGGCGTGGGCGGCACGGCTCCCAATCCAATGAAACTGAGAGCAGCAATGTTCAGAATTGCGCTGCCGGCATCCAGCGAGGCTTTGATGATAATGGGAGCGCTCGTGTTGGGGATGATGTGTCGGCTCAGAATGCGCTTCTGAGGCACTCCAATTGCCTGTGCAGCCATCACGTAGTCATTATGCTTCACACTGAGCACTTGTCCACGCATCAGACGTGCGTACTCTGGCCACCATACCAAGATCATGGCAATTACAGCATTCTTCAGGCTGGGACCGAGCACTGAAGCGATAGCCAGAGCCAGCACGATGGAGGGAAATGCCAGCGTAATATCTGCCACGCGCATGACCAGCAGGTCAAAGATGCCGCCAAGGTAACCAGCCAGTGCTCCCACGAAAGCACCCATGAGCATCGAAAACAGGATTACCACCAAACCCACTGGTAGCGAGATGCGCGCTCCATAAACTACACGGCTGAACACATCACGACCCAGTTCATCAGTGCCAAAAAGGTGCTGTGCCGAAGGTGGACTCAGTCGGTCTTCGACCTTCTGTGCCAGGGCGTCGTAAGGGGCAATAAGTGGCGCAGCGATAGCGACAATGGCCCAGATGAAAATCACCGCTGTCCCAAACATGGCCATGCGGTTGCGTACAAACATGCGCAGTCCGCTTACCCAAGGCGATTGGGAAGAAAGCCGCTGCCGGAGTCGCTCCGTCATGAACGATGCCCTTTGGGTGTGCGTATCCATGTCACTCCTCACCTTGCACGATCTTACGCCTCTCGAATGCGTGGGTCGATCACACCGTACAGGATGTCCACAATGAGGTTGACAAAGATGTAAATCAGGGCAATAAGCAGGGTTGTCCCCAGCACAGCCGGGTAATCCAAGTTCACTGCCGCCTCCACGGCATAGCGTCCAATGCCGGGCCAGGCGAAAATGGTCTCGGTCATGATGGCGCCGGTCATCAGCCCGGCAAAAGCTAACCCCATGGTAGTCAGCGTGGGGATGAAGGCATTGCGCAAGGCATGCCGTAGCAGCACCACACGCTCGTGCAACCCCTTGGCACGAGCGGTGCGGATGTAATCCATGCGCAACACTTCCAGCAGAGAAGAACGGGTGATACGGCAGATGATGGCCAAGGTGAACCAACCCAGGATCACCGATGGTAGGATGAGATGACGCAAGGCATCGGCAAAGGCATTCGTGTCGCCGAGCAGGAAGGTATCCAGCAAGTACAATCCGGTGATTCCATGTGGAGTGGCAGCGCGGGCATCAATACGCCCTGGACCTGGCAGAATGCGCGCTTTGAAATAAAACAAGAACAATGCCATCAACCCGGACCAAAATGGGGGCATGGATGCTCCGAGCAGGGAGATAAAGCGAGCCAGGTGGTCTATCCAGCTACCGGCTTTGACTGCCGCTAAAATCCCCAACGGCAGCCCCACTGCCGTGGCAAAGAGCAATGAGGCCACAGATAATTCCACGGTGGCTGGCAGGTACTGTGCCAGGTCCTGCGCTACTGGCCTCTTGGTTTTGAAGGAAACACCCAGATCACCATGTGCTAGGTTCCACACGTAGTACAGGTACTGTTGGGGCAGAGGTTTATCCAATCCCCATTTGCGGATCGCGGCTTCCACGATGTCTGGGTGGTCCAATGCCTTTTCGCTGACAATGACCACGAGAGGATCCGCTGGCACCACACGCGAAACGAGAAAAGTCAACAAGGTCACGCCAATCAGCATTGGAATAACCAATAGCAGACGGCGGATGATGTGCGTAGATAGACCCATTGAGCCAATCCTAATGACGAATTGCGATGAGCCCTCCCGCAGACACTGAAGCCTGCGGGAGGGTTTGCTTGGTTATTTGCTAAGGTCAAAGAAACTGACAAAGTGCACTGGATGATAGGCAAAGCCCTTCACAGCTTTGTTCATCGCCACGATCTGTTGGTTCTGGTAGAGCATAGTGAATGGCATGTCATCCATGAGCACTTTCTGCAGATCTTTGATCGCTTGTTCGCGCTTGGCTGGATCGAGTTCGGTGCCGACGATTTTGGCATAGCGTTCAGCCTCTGGGTTATTGTACCACATGCGTTTGGCTATGCCGCGGTCGTGGTAGGAGAAATAATCGGTCCACATGGTGGGGTCAAGGTAATCAGGGGTCCACCCGCCGAAGCAAAAGGCTAGCTTCTGAGCACGCATCTCGCTCAGATAGACACTCTGTTCCATGGGCTTCAAGTTGACCGTGATGCCTACTTCAGCCAAATCGCTCTTCAATTTGGCAGCGATGGTCTCGCGCACCGGGTTCGAGCCATAGCAGAGCTCCACTTCGAAGCCCTTCTCATAGCCCGCTTCCTTGAGCAACGCTTTGGCTTTTTCCAGGTTACGGCCTTGGGTCATGGCTGGATCCACACCCAGGATGCCCAGCGGGATAATGCTGGGCGCCCGACTGCCGTAGCCACGGAGCAAGGCTTTGATCAACCCGTCGTAATCAACGCTCAGGGCAATAGCCTGTCGCACCCGCTTATCCGATAATGGCTTAGATAGCTCTGGATTGGAGGTCATGGCCAAGTAGTTCTGGTTCAAGGTCTGGCCAATGATTACCTGAAGGTTGGGGTCTGCCTTGGCCTGCTCCACCAGGTCAACGTCCAGGCTCTCCACCATATCGGCATCACCGCGCTGCAGCATTTGCAGGGCGGTAGTGGGATCAGCCACGTGCTTGATAATCACCTTGCCCAGTTTCGGTTTGCCCCGCCAGTAGTTCGGATTGGCTTCCAGGATGATTTCTGCTTTTGGTGTCCATTTGGTAAGGATGAAAGGGCCACTGCCGGCTGAATTCTGGTCCAGCCAATCCTTGGCCTTATCGGTTTGATCGGCATCAGCCGCATCTGTTCCGCCATGTTCCTTGACCACTTTGCTGTCCACAATGCACATCGCAGGCGCGGCGCAAATGGCCAAGAATGCCGGCGAAGGCTCGGTCAAGATGACTTTCACGGTGGTGTCATTCACCACCTGGACATCAGCGACAATGTCAGCATAAAAGGCAGGGTTGTCTTTGATGTTCTTCAGGCGCATCCACGAGAAGCGCACATCCTCAGCCGTGACTGGATTGCCTGAAGTGAATTTGACCCCTGGGTGTAAGTAGAAGGTATAAGTCAGTCCATCTGCAGAGACCTCCCATCTGTCGGCTAGGCGTGGAGCTACTTTGGTCAGGTCGCCGGCGCGGAATTCGACTAGGGTGTCGTAGGTGGAGTTATGAATCATCAGGTTAGTTGTTTCATAAGCGTGGTGGGGATCTAGCGTCACGACATCATCCATGTTCATGACCATGACCAAAGTGGGCAACGGGACAGGAGTAGGGGTTGCTCTGGGGGCACATGCGGCCAGGGTTACGACCAGCGCGGTCACGAGAATAAGAGTTAGGCTCAAGCGTACGAATTTCATCTTCTCCTCCTTTGGGATCAGGGTAAAAAATGAGAAGGATGAGGGTGTGTTGTTGACCACAGTATACCGAGCATTCCCGTGCTTGTCAAATATCCCGTAGCGATTCGTTTGACATTTTCACGAAATCTCGTTACAATAGCAATAAATTCTGCAGCCGAATATATTCTGGGAGGTTCCAGAGTGCGAAGCAGAGATGGCTTCTATCGAAGAAGACCAAACCGCGCAGCAGTCCTATGCAAATAGGGCTTGTGTTCGTGCGGTTTTTTGTTGCTTTGCGCATGAGCAGAAGCCAATCCGTGGTAGAAGGAGGTAGCAAGGAGAGGAGGTGATGCGTATCGGGTAGCGGAAAGCGTGCTTCTAAAAACTTGTTCTGGCTAACTGCAATGGGCGGTTTGCCGCTCAATCCATTCACATTACTTGAGGAGGGAAACAAAATGGACTGGAAAGCAATAGCCAATGCTCCTTGGCTTTGGTTCTGTGGGTTCGTTCAGGCTGCCATTGGTGTTGGCCAGGCCTGGTATTTCTTGAGGCTGGCGACCAGGCTTCTGGAAAAGCACGGGGGCTACAAGTCGAAGGACATCACGGCCATCGTCCGAGGAGCCCTTATTACGGCCTTCGGTCCCATCATGGCGGAGATCTTTGTCATGATGGCCCTAATCATCGCCATCAGCCCGGCCTATGCCTGGCAGCGCGAAGGAGTGGGGGTTGGTTCAGTCTTCACTGAGTTGGTTCAGGTGTCCAATGCGGCTGTCGGCGTCGGACAGGAGTTTGGACAGCCCAGTTTCAACATCATTGGATTCGCTGCAGCCATGGTCGTGGTCAATATCTCCTGTATTGGTTGGTCCCTAGGGGCAGCACTCTTCACTCCTTACCTAGGCAAGGCTCGTGACAGGCTATCAGGAGGCGATCCTCGCCTGCTGGCGGTTATCAGCGTTGCCAGCACGCTCGGAATCTTTGGTTACTACGCCGCCAACGAGATAAAGAAAGGAGGCGGACGCCCTACAGCAGTGGTTGCTGGCGCGCTGCTCTCCATGTTCCTGTTCAAACTGGCTGATTGGCTCAAAGTGCCACGTCTGAAGGAATGGGCACTGGGCATTGCCATGTTTGGCGGCATGTATATTGCTCATCTTTTGGGAAGCTAAGGAGGAATGGTCAAATGGCACCGAATGAAGGATTTGTGGATCTCCCTGCTGAGCCGTTCGAGAAGGAATATCTCGCACCGGTTCATCGGGTAGGGTTCTGGACCTGCATCGCGATTAGTGCAGCCATGTTCTTGCCGCCTATATTACTCTATTTGCTCTATGGCGCTTCCGCTCCTTGGTCGGGTGTTATGGCCGGCATGGCCCTTGCGTTGACCTATGCGGTTCCCTTCTTTTTCATCGAGCCCATCAGCTACTACCCCATCTATGGCGATGCCGGCAACTACATGTCCATGACCACCGGCAACGTCTCCAACCTGCGCCTGCCTTGCGCCGCCGTGGCCCAAGCTGTAGCGGGTGTACCGGAGGGAACACGCAAGGGCGCCGTAATTGCCTGTATTGGTATCGCCGTCTCTGTGATCGCAGGAGTAATCGGCGTGTTCTTCGGCTCTCTGGCCGGCGGTTGGATCACCGCTCAGTTCCCGAAGTGGTTGACCGATGCGTTCAAGGTCTACTTGCTGCCTGCTGTTTGGGGTGCGGTGTTTGGCCAGTTTGCCCTGCGCGGACCGATGTACGCCATTCCCGCGCTGATTATTGCATGGATACCACTTGTGCTCGGCTGGAAAGCCTATTTCATCATCCCCACCGCCGTGTTTGGCACTCTCCTGGTGGGCTATGCGCTGTACAAGTGGCGCAACATTGCTCCTAGGGCTGGCTAACGAACAGGGCTGCGACCTCCGAGGTCCGCTGCGACTTCGGAGGTCGACTATTCTTTTAGAGAGGAGAGGGAAATAAGAATGAAGCAAGACACAGAGCTCCTGACCAAAATCAAGGAGGACGAATTGGTGCGCCTTTGCCAGGACATGGTGCGCATCAAGACAATCAACCCGCCGGGCAACGAGCGCGAGAACGCTGATTACGTGGCCGATTTCCTGCGCAAGGCTGGCCTTGAGGTTGAGATATTATCGCACACCGAGACCAGGGCTAGCGTCGTGGCGCGCTTGAAAGGCAGTGGAGAGAAGCCAGGCCTTCTTTATTCTGGCCACCTCGACGTGGTGCCTGTGGGGGCGCAGGAGTGGCTGCATGACCCCTTTGGCGGCGAAGTCATCGAAGGCAAGTTGTGGGGCCGTGGTGCTTCGGATATGAAGGGCGGCGATGCTGCGATCCTGATTGCAGCCAAAGTGCTGGCAGAGTCTGGCATACCGCTGAAGGGCGACCTCATCCTCAACTTCAATGCTGGTGAGGAGGGCGAGCAACTAGGAGCGAACGCAGCCGCCGCGCACTTGTCCGGTGAGCGGGTACAGGCTGTGGTCATCACCGAACCCAGTTCCAATGATGTCTACATTGCGGAGAAGGGTGCCTTCTGGCTAGAGTTGACCACGTATGGCAAGACGGCGCATGGCTCCGCGCCTCACCTAGGACAAAACGCGATCATGATGATGGTGGCGCTTT
Above is a genomic segment from Chloroflexota bacterium containing:
- a CDS encoding DUF1028 domain-containing protein, yielding MDTKAFYPSDFAHTFSIVARDAQTGQLGVAVQSHWFSVGRLVCWAEAGVGAVATQALVQVSYGPLGLERMRRGFSAPEALAELLSADEGREMRQVAMVDAQGRVAAHTGTQCIAEAGHEVGEGFSVQANMMANNQVWPAMSHAFRQAQGDLAERMLTALEAAQNAGGDVRGKQSAALLIVAGEPTPEPWTGVLVELRVEDHPEPLVELRRLLNLHRAYEHMNQGDALLGENRTEEALAEYRLAAQMAPDIPELPFWHAVTLADLGCLEEALPIFREVFARDPNLTLLLQRLPASGLLHADEQVITRILNEAKR
- a CDS encoding YdcF family protein, encoding MVKRVKAGPWLALLTVIVGSTLVAFPTWTLTARYEQRIYHSVEEVPPKPVAVVFGAGYWPDGTPSDVMKDRVEAAIALYRSGRVRKILFSGDNRFVHYNEPAKMREYALSLGLPDDAIVLDYAGRRTYDTCYRARDIFGLRDVVLVTQRYHLPRALYISERLGLHAVGYVADHRTYPHIREYWLREVPALWMAWWDLSVTYPIPVLGDPIPIVTDG
- a CDS encoding putative C-S lyase, with protein sequence MTTCDFDQLIDRCGTDSEKWSRYPREALPLWVADMDFRVPEPLIQALRQRVEHGIFGYGREPPELREVITTRLRRLYGWQVEPEALLFLPGVVIGFNLTCQALTSPGDGVLVQTPGYPPILQAPLNARCTRDEMELTCGADGRYTVDFDRFEGSITPRTRVFILCNPHNPVGRAFSQEELERMAEICLRHNIVICSDEIHCDFLFSGTRHLPIASLAPEIAKRTVTLMAPSKTFNIPGLRFAVGIVPDKELREKLCAAKRGLVGEPDIMSYLAALVAYRDCQPWLEELLRYLEANRDFILQYVHQNLRGIKMTKPEATYLAWLDCRQSGIPGNPQQFFLEKARVALNDGLDYGRGGEGFVRLNFGCPRSTLTEALHRMEEALTTL
- a CDS encoding DNRLRE domain-containing protein, whose protein sequence is MSNKTVFCIRLAFIALCLLTGLLVEQQRMPSKADPIWKDSASLIANAHMGQNPANPATVNGLWLPCEGTPEPGASLLVFQQGMDGYAGAEDTTLARYEGNLSDKWFLRVGYKNQNSALIRFDVSSIPPGSRVICAALSLYAEMWGGPPFELAVGAYYVKRDWVASEATWHLSSAQTPWQVGGCNGSNDRAQVPASVITIKNIRTWYHFDLTQVVDGWVNGSLPNYGVSLQPMDALDLDLIWFAASDDVDTFGSIANRPKLIVLYVPPPTPTPTPTFTSTATPTSTPTETAIPTDTATPIVLPTETATPTLPVVPTETATPTLPVGPTETPTLPIEPTETATPTLPVAPTEPPTPSPTATPITPVAPTETPMPTPTTTLVAPTSTPMPAPYRLFIPVLWRNYSMRCVAWGYSFAEEFNDPTLSSWSGSLNGGRQEVSGGVLHQWTQPPIDRFPLLWHNHLFEGAGSDFAFEVRFRYSNFAAYGTTIALNSAPVDGNRIISPLPLAPGMEDVLNIHHVVDTAGNVYRFDISLFKGRLTWIGAPGDTSWHEVLITVERGEIYTLYVDGRLVGSIRSTTRPASIYIGNPTIQTWPGAWTQLYVDYVRISRCMSWGLD
- a CDS encoding ABC transporter permease — translated: MTERLRQRLSSQSPWVSGLRMFVRNRMAMFGTAVIFIWAIVAIAAPLIAPYDALAQKVEDRLSPPSAQHLFGTDELGRDVFSRVVYGARISLPVGLVVILFSMLMGAFVGALAGYLGGIFDLLVMRVADITLAFPSIVLALAIASVLGPSLKNAVIAMILVWWPEYARLMRGQVLSVKHNDYVMAAQAIGVPQKRILSRHIIPNTSAPIIIKASLDAGSAILNIAALSFIGLGAVPPTPEWGAMISLGRFKFYQWWLTTFPGLAVLSVVLGFNFLGDGLRDAFDPRLRGV
- a CDS encoding DNRLRE domain-containing protein, with translation MKTFAPWVRIPLTLALILTGLAATFLVEQQDLHSEAQAHQDIMARSYSGQHGYLAGAHAGVPCAGTPEPGATLIVLQQGVDGYTGAEDTTLHRDFPDDNFADKWYLRVGMRRKDSALIRFDLSVIPPGSRIVCAVLSLYAERWSGAPFELDVGVYNVKRNWIANEATWSWAQAWTPWEVGGCNGPSDREQTPESEVTVTNIFTWYDFDLTRVVDGWVNGWLPNYGVSIQAVDEWDNDILYFDSSNDVNDFGSIEHRPKFFILYVPPPTPTPTDTPTETPTPTATQTATATSTATPTETAIPTETPTATSTATATASPTHTNTPTSTPTDTPTATPTETATPIATPTATATPTSTPTPTPRRLYIPVLFNNYSQRCAEWGYTFREEFNDPALNGWAVSLDGGQQLVSGGILYQWTQPFIDRFPLLWRNDLFVGAGDDFAFEARFRYSDFTAYGTTIALNSTPFDGSRVPSSELLPPGVENILNIHHVVDPAGNVYRFDISLFKGSVKWMGTPGDTNWHEVRITLEQGDLYTLYVDGLLVGSVRSAIRPTSVYIGNPTIQRWPGAWTRLYVDYLRISRCLRWGLE
- a CDS encoding ABC transporter permease; translation: MGLSTHIIRRLLLVIPMLIGVTLLTFLVSRVVPADPLVVIVSEKALDHPDIVEAAIRKWGLDKPLPQQYLYYVWNLAHGDLGVSFKTKRPVAQDLAQYLPATVELSVASLLFATAVGLPLGILAAVKAGSWIDHLARFISLLGASMPPFWSGLMALFLFYFKARILPGPGRIDARAATPHGITGLYLLDTFLLGDTNAFADALRHLILPSVILGWFTLAIICRITRSSLLEVLRMDYIRTARAKGLHERVVLLRHALRNAFIPTLTTMGLAFAGLMTGAIMTETIFAWPGIGRYAVEAAVNLDYPAVLGTTLLIALIYIFVNLIVDILYGVIDPRIREA